One window from the genome of candidate division WOR-3 bacterium encodes:
- a CDS encoding FAD-binding protein — translation MYRKKKVAIIGAGPAGIAAAVQLKRSGITPLLFEGEKPGGLLNNARCVENYPGFP, via the coding sequence GTGTACAGGAAGAAAAAAGTCGCGATCATCGGTGCCGGGCCCGCAGGTATTGCCGCGGCGGTCCAGTTAAAGCGTTCAGGCATAACCCCTTTGCTCTTTGAAGGAGAAAAGCCGGGTGGTCTGCTCAATAACGCTCGATGTGTGGAGAATTATCCGGGGTTTCC